Proteins co-encoded in one Cervus canadensis isolate Bull #8, Minnesota chromosome 15, ASM1932006v1, whole genome shotgun sequence genomic window:
- the LOC122453938 gene encoding transmembrane protein 147-like, giving the protein MTLFHFGNCFALAYFPYFITYKCSGLSEYNAFWKCVQAGVTYLFVQLCKMLFLATFFPTWEGGIYDFIGKFMKASVDVADLIGLNLVMSWNAGKGEYKIMVAALGWATAELIMSCCIPLWVGARGIEFYWKYIQMSIDSNISLVHYIIASAQVWMITRYDLYHTYQPAVLLLMFLSVYKAFVMETFVHLCSLGSWTALLARALVTGLLALSTLALYVAVVNVHS; this is encoded by the coding sequence ATGACGCTCTTCCACTTCGGGAATTGCTTCGCCCTGGCCTACTTCCCCTACTTCATCACCTACAAGTGCAGCGGCCTGTCGGAGTACAACGCCTTCTGGAAGTGCGTCCAGGCCGGGGTCACCTACCTGTTCGTGCAGCTGTGCAAGATGCTGTTCTTGGCCACTTTCTTTCCCACCTGGGAAGGCGGCATCTATGACTTCATTGGGAAGTTCATGAAGGCCAGCGTGGATGTGGCAGACCTGATAGGCCTAAACCTTGTCATGTCCTGGAATGCCGGCAAGGGGGAATACAAGATCATGGTTGCTGCCCTGGGCTGGGCCACCGCCGAGCTCATTATGTCCTGCTGCATCCCCCTCTGGGTTGGAGCTCGGGGCATTGAGTTTTACTGGAAATACATCCAGATGAGCATCGACTCCAACATCAGCCTGGTCCATTACATCATCGCCTCTGCCCAGGTGTGGATGATAACACGCTACGACCTGTACCACACTTACCAGCCAGCAGTCCTCCTCCTGATGTTCCTTAGCGTCTACAAGGCCTTTGTCATGGAGACCTTTGTCCACCTCTGTTCCCTGGGCAGCTGGACGGCACTGCTGGCCCGAGCGCTAGTGACGGGGCTGCTGGCCCTCAGCACCTTGGCCCTGTATGTCGCCGTTGTCAACGTGCACTCCTAG